In Sulfurovum xiamenensis, a genomic segment contains:
- a CDS encoding uroporphyrinogen-III synthase: MICFSLLHSALDLSKCDTLLFTSKQAVKSAEALNPEWKKYPCIAIGSATAKEIESLGGNVIYQPKSFYAERLSQDIITQFQDKKILYLRPKEVSFESKKFLATAGIALQEQIIYETSCIRYDKQDKPGRNAIIIFTSPSTIHCFFKNFQWDDSYTAVVIGEATKVHLPDGVHYEAADRPTIDACILKAKQILLTSNSK; encoded by the coding sequence ATGATATGTTTTTCGCTTCTACATTCAGCGCTAGATCTTTCAAAATGTGACACCCTTCTCTTTACCTCCAAGCAGGCGGTCAAAAGTGCAGAAGCATTAAATCCTGAATGGAAAAAATATCCATGTATAGCCATAGGTTCAGCAACGGCAAAAGAGATAGAATCTTTGGGTGGAAATGTGATCTATCAACCCAAATCATTTTATGCTGAGAGACTCAGTCAAGATATCATCACGCAATTTCAAGATAAAAAGATTTTATACTTACGTCCCAAAGAAGTCTCTTTTGAGTCCAAAAAATTTTTAGCCACGGCAGGGATAGCACTTCAGGAACAAATTATTTATGAAACATCCTGCATTCGCTATGATAAACAAGATAAACCAGGTAGAAATGCCATTATCATCTTCACATCTCCCTCGACGATTCATTGTTTCTTTAAAAATTTTCAATGGGACGATAGTTATACAGCTGTTGTGATAGGTGAAGCGACAAAAGTACATTTACCTGACGGGGTACACTACGAAGCAGCAGATAGACCAACAATAGATGCCTGTATACTAAAAGCAAAGCAAATTTTACTCACTTCTAACTCCAAATAG
- a CDS encoding cation diffusion facilitator family transporter, producing MSQALKMSPQKRATLVSSSVATLLVILKLVLGIASGSVAVLASAIDSLLDMLVSGFNFFAIKKSEEHPDDEYHYGKGKIQAIAAVIEGTIITMSGIYIIYEAFKKLSSGSVTTLLTPSIVAMTLSIIITYLLVKYLLKVAKETDNLVIKADALHYTTDLWSNAAVLLALGLVYLTGIDAIDAIFGLGIGLYIIYSAYEIIQEGIEILLDRALDADMVENIAKILSNHPEITSHHWLKTRTDGTTNFVEFHMVLRPNMLLLEAHRIADQVEDQIFLLDTNKNWVITPHFDPYDDERMNVAMLNGEHLSRVANK from the coding sequence ATGAGTCAGGCGTTAAAAATGTCACCACAAAAACGAGCCACACTTGTGTCAAGTTCGGTTGCAACACTTTTGGTGATCTTAAAATTGGTTTTGGGTATAGCAAGCGGATCAGTGGCGGTACTTGCTTCTGCAATTGACTCACTTTTAGATATGTTGGTGTCCGGGTTTAACTTTTTTGCGATTAAAAAGTCAGAAGAACATCCAGATGATGAATACCACTATGGTAAAGGTAAGATCCAAGCTATTGCTGCGGTCATAGAAGGGACGATCATTACTATGTCGGGTATCTATATCATTTATGAGGCGTTTAAAAAGTTAAGCAGTGGATCTGTGACCACGCTTCTTACCCCTTCCATTGTGGCAATGACACTTTCTATCATCATTACCTATCTTTTAGTTAAGTATCTTTTGAAAGTTGCAAAGGAAACAGACAATCTTGTGATCAAAGCAGATGCTTTACATTATACAACAGACCTATGGAGTAATGCTGCTGTTCTGCTGGCACTGGGACTGGTATATCTGACAGGAATTGATGCGATTGATGCGATCTTTGGTTTAGGAATAGGACTTTATATTATCTACTCTGCCTATGAGATCATTCAAGAAGGTATAGAGATACTTTTAGACCGTGCACTGGATGCAGATATGGTGGAAAACATTGCAAAGATCCTCTCGAATCATCCTGAAATCACAAGTCACCATTGGCTTAAAACTCGTACGGACGGTACCACTAACTTTGTAGAATTTCATATGGTTTTACGCCCTAATATGTTGCTGCTTGAAGCACACCGTATCGCCGATCAAGTAGAGGATCAAATCTTTTTACTAGATACCAATAAAAACTGGGTCATCACACCACACTTTGATCCTTATGATGACGAACGTATGAATGTGGCGATGCTGAATGGTGAGCATTTATCCAGAGTGGCAAACAAGTAA
- the htpG gene encoding molecular chaperone HtpG has protein sequence MAKHQFQTEIGQLLKLMTHSLYSNKEIFIRELVSNASDALDKFNYLSLTDEKFKKDEWSGKVFIKLDKEDNSLTIGDNGIGMNETDLMDHLGTIAKSGTKAFMENLTGDAKKDSNLIGQFGVGFYSVFMVADKVDVISKKAGEEQAYMFSTDGTGEYEVKPVTKEAHGTIIYIKLKEDEKEFLDKWRVQEVVKKYSNHIAYPIMLNYSEEETEGEGDEATTKMVHKSEQINAATALWTLPKSDLKKEDYVEFYKTLAHGDNEPLSYLHNRVEGANEFTTLFYIPKTAPMDMYRADYEAGVKLYVKRVFITDDNKELLPPYLRFVKGIIDSEDLPLNVSRELLQENRILANIKQNSTKKILQAIKKLSGEEADTFIGQYNRVMKEGIYTDHVNKELLLDIVKYKSSTEEGLVSFEEYVSRGDSEKKEIYYIVGDDEKVLRNSPLLEAYKKANIEVLIMDDKEVDSIVTPMIGSYKEWNLKDITTIEAPDSKTEEEKEEISKEFKSLTDKIKEVLGEEVKEVKTSTRLTSSPSCVLKDSSDPMASMAAMFAQMGQEMPEIPLILEINPDHEMIKKLDKLDDESLFSDLSWILLDSAKLSEGLEPKDKGAFAQRVASLATKAL, from the coding sequence ATGGCAAAACATCAATTTCAAACAGAGATCGGTCAACTCTTAAAACTGATGACACACTCTCTTTATTCAAACAAAGAGATATTTATACGTGAACTTGTATCTAATGCTTCAGATGCGTTAGATAAATTTAATTATCTTTCTCTTACAGATGAAAAGTTCAAGAAGGATGAGTGGTCTGGAAAAGTATTTATTAAATTAGATAAAGAGGATAACTCTCTTACCATCGGTGATAATGGTATAGGGATGAATGAGACCGATTTGATGGACCACTTAGGGACCATTGCCAAGTCTGGTACAAAAGCATTCATGGAAAACTTGACCGGTGATGCTAAAAAAGATTCAAATCTTATCGGTCAGTTCGGGGTAGGGTTCTACTCTGTGTTCATGGTTGCAGACAAAGTAGATGTGATCTCTAAAAAGGCAGGTGAAGAGCAGGCTTACATGTTCAGCACTGACGGTACAGGTGAGTATGAAGTGAAACCTGTGACGAAGGAAGCGCATGGAACGATCATCTATATTAAACTTAAAGAGGATGAAAAAGAGTTCTTAGATAAGTGGAGAGTACAAGAGGTGGTGAAGAAGTACTCAAACCACATTGCATACCCTATTATGTTGAACTACTCTGAAGAGGAGACAGAAGGTGAAGGGGATGAAGCAACGACTAAAATGGTCCATAAATCAGAACAGATAAATGCGGCTACTGCACTCTGGACACTTCCAAAATCTGATTTGAAGAAAGAGGATTATGTAGAGTTCTATAAAACATTGGCCCATGGAGATAATGAACCATTGAGCTATCTACACAATAGAGTAGAGGGTGCCAATGAGTTTACCACACTTTTCTATATCCCTAAAACTGCGCCTATGGATATGTACAGAGCAGATTATGAAGCAGGTGTAAAACTCTATGTAAAGCGTGTATTTATTACTGATGATAACAAAGAGTTACTGCCACCGTATCTGCGTTTTGTAAAGGGTATCATTGACTCTGAGGATCTGCCGTTGAATGTCTCTCGTGAGTTACTCCAGGAAAACAGAATTTTGGCCAACATTAAGCAAAATTCAACAAAGAAGATACTCCAGGCTATTAAGAAACTAAGCGGTGAAGAGGCAGATACATTTATTGGACAATACAATAGAGTAATGAAAGAGGGTATCTACACAGACCATGTGAACAAAGAGTTATTGCTCGATATTGTCAAGTATAAAAGTTCGACAGAAGAAGGTCTTGTATCGTTTGAAGAGTATGTGAGCCGTGGTGATTCTGAGAAAAAAGAGATCTACTATATCGTAGGTGATGATGAAAAAGTACTCAGAAACTCTCCACTTCTTGAAGCTTATAAAAAAGCAAATATCGAAGTACTTATCATGGATGATAAAGAGGTGGACAGTATCGTTACTCCTATGATAGGTTCCTATAAAGAGTGGAACCTTAAAGACATTACAACGATTGAAGCACCAGACTCTAAGACGGAAGAAGAGAAAGAAGAGATCTCTAAAGAGTTCAAATCGCTTACGGATAAGATCAAAGAGGTATTGGGTGAAGAGGTTAAAGAGGTGAAAACCTCGACAAGACTGACATCTAGTCCATCATGTGTACTGAAAGACAGCTCAGATCCTATGGCGAGCATGGCAGCGATGTTTGCACAAATGGGACAGGAAATGCCGGAGATACCTTTGATCTTGGAGATCAATCCTGACCATGAAATGATCAAAAAGCTCGATAAACTTGATGACGAATCGCTCTTTTCCGATCTCTCATGGATACTTCTGGATTCTGCAAAACTCTCTGAGGGACTCGAACCTAAAGATAAGGGAGCATTCGCACAACGTGTAGCTTCGTTAGCGACAAAAGCACTCTAA
- a CDS encoding SixA phosphatase family protein, producing the protein MKNLYLIRHAKSDWSDESQSDFDRGLNKRGEKAIPTMANALKEKKVMPNLILSSSAKRAQLTTKGLAKEIGYTGKIKYIDALYMAEPLDVISIIKEIKDKYDDVFIVGHNPETTELTDLMLDDYIDNVPTLGIVALKLPIKHWKKLKPEKAKLNFFIYPKMYT; encoded by the coding sequence ATGAAAAATTTATACCTTATAAGACATGCAAAATCAGATTGGAGTGATGAGAGTCAAAGTGACTTCGATAGGGGTCTCAATAAAAGAGGTGAAAAAGCGATCCCTACCATGGCAAATGCACTCAAAGAGAAAAAAGTAATGCCGAATCTCATACTCTCCAGTTCAGCCAAAAGAGCCCAACTCACAACCAAAGGTTTAGCCAAAGAGATAGGTTATACTGGAAAAATAAAATATATCGATGCTCTTTATATGGCAGAACCTCTGGATGTCATTTCCATTATTAAAGAGATCAAAGACAAATATGATGATGTGTTTATCGTTGGGCACAATCCCGAAACAACTGAATTAACAGACCTGATGCTCGATGACTACATTGACAATGTGCCTACTTTAGGTATCGTCGCTTTGAAACTTCCTATCAAGCATTGGAAGAAATTAAAACCCGAAAAAGCAAAACTGAACTTTTTTATTTACCCCAAAATGTATACATGA
- a CDS encoding transglutaminase-like domain-containing protein, which produces MTSESKKHLSLLIMAISFIAFIYGTIRAMDIVDRTHIGTSNGFYRSYVTTSQEIQEKAFALTAHCSDELCKIQSLLDFVTNIPYQTNTFQQYSAQKTIQQNFGDCDDKSNLLISMLHALGIEAYFVLVPKHIFVITAIEDKRMDKTKGFWINGKKYFILESTARNSNIGFPLRYTLDQIDVIVEPFSNEKLSIESLEWKE; this is translated from the coding sequence ATGACAAGCGAAAGTAAAAAACATCTATCCCTTCTTATTATGGCTATTTCTTTTATAGCCTTTATCTACGGTACGATCAGAGCGATGGATATCGTAGACAGGACCCATATAGGTACATCTAATGGGTTCTATAGATCCTATGTTACGACCTCCCAAGAGATACAAGAGAAAGCATTTGCACTAACAGCGCATTGTTCCGATGAACTCTGTAAAATACAATCCTTATTGGATTTTGTGACCAATATCCCTTACCAGACCAACACTTTTCAGCAGTATTCTGCACAAAAAACAATACAGCAGAATTTTGGAGATTGTGATGATAAGAGTAATTTACTTATTTCTATGCTACATGCATTAGGGATAGAAGCCTATTTTGTTTTGGTACCTAAACACATTTTCGTCATTACAGCTATAGAGGATAAACGAATGGATAAGACAAAAGGGTTCTGGATCAATGGAAAGAAATACTTTATCCTTGAAAGCACGGCCAGAAATTCAAATATAGGTTTTCCTTTACGCTATACACTGGATCAGATCGATGTCATTGTCGAGCCATTCTCAAACGAAAAACTTTCTATAGAGAGTCTAGAGTGGAAAGAGTAA
- the guaA gene encoding glutamine-hydrolyzing GMP synthase — protein sequence MKQVPILVLDFGSQYTQLIARKLRESGVYTEVVPYRESIEDIKARKPQGIILSGGPASVYAEDAYKPDDGVWDLGLPILGICYGMQLITQHFGGSVIAADHHEYGKAKLHIENNGGIFNNISNDSIVWMSHGDRAERIPDGFEVIGTSENSPYAAIANESRNIYAFQFHPEVHHSVEGTAMLKNFAKHICGCDSTWNMGSFAKEKIAAIRAQVGDRKVLCGVSGGVDSSVVAAMLNEALPKEQLICVFVDQGLLRKDEAEQVQDMFKLVGIPLITIDAKQEFMEALAGVTDPETKRKAIGEKFIEVFDKEAKKHTDVSFLAQGTLYTDVIESVSVKGPSKTIKSHHNVGGLPDWMTFELVEPLREIFKDEVRKLGLELGLPKHMIGRHPFPGPGLAIRVMGDVNEEALRLLRESDAIMQEELKATGYYDKVWQAFTVLLNVQSVGVMGDNRTYDNTVCIRMVESVDGMTATFAHIPHDVLEGMSRRIINEIDGINRVVYDISSKPPATIEWE from the coding sequence ATGAAACAAGTACCTATATTAGTCTTAGACTTCGGATCACAATATACGCAGCTTATCGCTAGAAAACTGAGAGAGAGTGGTGTTTATACAGAAGTGGTACCGTATCGCGAGAGTATTGAAGACATTAAGGCCAGAAAGCCGCAAGGTATTATCCTTTCTGGCGGCCCGGCTTCTGTTTATGCGGAAGATGCGTATAAACCAGATGATGGCGTGTGGGATCTAGGACTACCTATCTTGGGTATCTGTTATGGTATGCAGCTTATCACACAGCACTTTGGCGGAAGCGTGATTGCAGCGGATCATCATGAATACGGAAAAGCAAAACTTCACATAGAAAACAATGGCGGTATCTTCAACAATATCTCAAATGACTCTATCGTATGGATGAGTCATGGCGATAGAGCAGAACGTATACCTGATGGTTTTGAAGTGATCGGAACAAGTGAAAACTCTCCGTATGCAGCTATAGCCAATGAGAGTAGAAACATCTATGCATTCCAATTCCACCCGGAAGTACATCACTCTGTTGAGGGTACTGCGATGTTGAAGAACTTTGCGAAGCACATCTGTGGTTGTGACAGTACTTGGAACATGGGGAGCTTTGCTAAAGAGAAGATTGCCGCGATAAGAGCTCAAGTAGGTGACAGAAAAGTCCTTTGTGGTGTAAGTGGGGGAGTAGACTCTTCTGTTGTTGCTGCTATGCTCAACGAAGCATTACCTAAAGAACAACTGATCTGTGTATTTGTGGATCAGGGATTACTTCGTAAAGATGAAGCAGAGCAGGTACAGGATATGTTTAAATTGGTCGGTATACCTTTGATCACGATCGATGCAAAACAAGAGTTCATGGAAGCACTGGCAGGGGTAACGGACCCAGAGACCAAGAGAAAAGCGATCGGTGAGAAGTTCATTGAAGTATTTGATAAAGAAGCAAAGAAACATACAGATGTAAGTTTCCTGGCGCAAGGAACGCTCTATACAGATGTCATCGAGTCGGTCTCGGTCAAAGGGCCATCAAAGACGATCAAATCTCACCATAACGTAGGTGGACTTCCTGACTGGATGACATTTGAACTGGTTGAACCGCTGAGAGAGATATTTAAAGATGAGGTAAGAAAACTGGGTCTTGAGCTTGGCCTTCCAAAGCATATGATAGGTAGACATCCATTCCCTGGGCCTGGTCTTGCGATAAGAGTCATGGGTGATGTGAATGAAGAGGCTTTGAGACTGCTTCGTGAGTCAGATGCGATCATGCAAGAGGAGTTGAAAGCTACAGGTTACTATGACAAAGTATGGCAGGCATTTACGGTACTGCTGAATGTACAGTCTGTAGGTGTGATGGGGGACAACCGTACGTATGACAATACGGTATGTATCCGTATGGTTGAATCAGTGGATGGTATGACTGCTACTTTTGCACATATCCCACATGATGTACTTGAAGGGATGAGTAGAAGAATCATTAATGAGATTGATGGGATCAATAGAGTCGTGTATGATATCAGCTCTAAGCCTCCTGCAACGATCGAGTGGGAGTAG